A stretch of the Bacillus sp. B-jedd genome encodes the following:
- the mraY gene encoding phospho-N-acetylmuramoyl-pentapeptide-transferase — MLEQVIFFTILMGFLITVLLSPVFIPFLRRLKFGQSIREEGPKSHQKKSGTPTMGGLMILLSIIITTLVMVGKYAEPTSKTYMLIIVTAGFGLLGFLDDFIKVAMKRNLGLTSKQKLLGQIIISVIFYLIYRSNEMPSELGIPFTDYKIHLGWVYLIFVIFWLVGFSNAVNLTDGLDGLVSGTAAIAFGAYGVLAWNQSQFELSIFSVAVVGAVLGFLVFNSHPAKVFMGDTGSLALGGALAALSILTGLEILLLVIGGVFVIETLSVILQVISFKTTGKRIFKMSPLHHHYELSGWSEWRVVVTFWSVGLLFAILGIYIEVWL, encoded by the coding sequence ATGCTTGAACAAGTAATTTTTTTCACAATTTTGATGGGGTTTTTAATTACCGTCCTTCTTTCACCAGTTTTTATCCCATTCTTAAGAAGGCTTAAATTCGGGCAGAGCATCCGGGAAGAAGGTCCGAAGTCGCACCAGAAGAAATCGGGTACCCCGACGATGGGCGGCTTGATGATTCTTTTGTCGATTATTATCACCACATTAGTAATGGTCGGGAAATATGCGGAACCTACTTCTAAAACCTATATGCTGATTATTGTGACGGCAGGGTTCGGGCTGCTCGGCTTTCTTGATGACTTTATAAAAGTCGCTATGAAAAGAAATCTTGGTTTAACATCAAAACAAAAGCTTCTCGGCCAAATCATTATTTCTGTCATCTTTTACCTGATATACAGAAGCAATGAGATGCCATCCGAATTGGGAATTCCGTTTACCGATTACAAAATCCACCTTGGCTGGGTTTACCTGATATTCGTGATCTTCTGGCTTGTTGGTTTCTCAAATGCGGTTAACCTGACAGATGGCCTTGATGGCCTTGTATCCGGGACGGCGGCAATCGCATTTGGCGCATACGGTGTCCTCGCCTGGAACCAGTCACAGTTCGAATTATCGATTTTTAGTGTAGCAGTTGTTGGTGCGGTGCTGGGCTTTCTTGTATTCAACTCACATCCCGCAAAAGTTTTTATGGGCGATACAGGATCACTGGCACTGGGAGGCGCGCTGGCCGCATTGTCCATTTTGACAGGCCTTGAGATTCTCCTCCTGGTGATTGGCGGAGTGTTTGTCATTGAAACACTGTCCGTCATCCTCCAGGTCATTTCGTTTAAGACGACCGGAAAGAGAATTTTTAAAATGAGCCCGCTCCATCATCACTATGAATTATCAGGCTGGTCTGAATGGCGCGTCGTCGTTACCTTTTGGTCAGTAGGCCTGCTCTTTGCAATTCTCGGAATCTATATAGAGGTGTGGTTGTAG
- a CDS encoding UDP-N-acetylmuramoyl-L-alanyl-D-glutamate--2,6-diaminopimelate ligase, with translation MKLHDLLKSLYLLRPFQGGNPEISSIENNHRKVRKGSLFICIKGYTVDGHDFAMEAMEKGAVAIISERPLDVEVPVVIVRDSARAKAVLADAFYGHPSQSFHLIGITGTNGKTTTSHLLEWIFADAGNKTGLIGTMYTKIGDVKFEAKNTTPESLTLQKTFRKMADEGVKHAVMEVSSHALDLGRVHGTDFNVAVFTNLTQDHLDYHKTMEKYKFAKSLLFSQLGNTYSESTPRFAVLNADDPASVDFIRATAAHVITYGIDNEADLRAANISLSPQGTAFTLQAAGKTIPVKIKQIGKFNVYNTLAAMGAAVVSGISLEDAIRSLERIKGVPGRFELVNAGQEYTIIVDYAHTPDSLENVLSTIREFAENDIHVIVGCGGNRDSAKRPMMAKIACDYATHPILTSDNPRNEKPIEILRDMEKGVSGREYKVIPDRKEAIEFAVSQAKTGDVILIAGKGHETYQEIKGVRYDFDDRIVARNAVQKKS, from the coding sequence ATGAAATTGCATGATCTTCTAAAAAGCCTTTATCTGTTAAGGCCCTTTCAAGGCGGTAATCCTGAAATCAGCTCCATTGAAAACAACCATAGGAAAGTCCGGAAAGGCAGCCTTTTTATATGTATTAAAGGATATACGGTTGACGGGCACGATTTTGCGATGGAGGCTATGGAGAAAGGGGCTGTAGCCATTATCTCCGAACGTCCGCTTGATGTTGAAGTACCCGTTGTTATTGTGCGGGATTCAGCAAGGGCAAAGGCGGTCCTGGCCGATGCATTTTATGGCCATCCCAGCCAAAGCTTCCATTTGATTGGTATTACAGGGACAAACGGAAAAACAACCACCTCGCATTTGCTGGAATGGATATTTGCCGACGCGGGAAATAAGACTGGTTTAATCGGGACGATGTACACGAAGATTGGCGATGTTAAATTTGAAGCTAAAAACACCACTCCGGAAAGTTTAACGTTGCAAAAAACATTCCGGAAAATGGCCGATGAGGGAGTCAAACATGCTGTTATGGAAGTTTCTTCCCATGCACTTGACCTTGGCCGTGTCCATGGGACAGATTTCAACGTGGCAGTATTTACAAACCTTACGCAGGATCATCTCGATTACCATAAAACAATGGAAAAATATAAATTTGCAAAAAGCTTATTATTTTCCCAATTGGGTAATACGTATTCGGAGTCCACGCCAAGATTTGCCGTACTGAATGCAGATGACCCTGCGAGTGTTGATTTCATCCGCGCGACCGCCGCCCATGTGATTACATATGGAATAGACAATGAAGCAGACCTGCGGGCTGCGAATATTTCCTTGTCACCACAGGGAACGGCATTTACACTTCAAGCCGCCGGGAAAACTATTCCAGTAAAAATCAAGCAGATAGGGAAATTCAATGTTTATAATACCCTTGCCGCGATGGGAGCTGCTGTCGTTTCTGGAATCAGCCTCGAAGACGCAATCCGATCTTTGGAACGGATTAAGGGGGTCCCGGGCAGATTCGAGCTTGTCAATGCCGGCCAGGAGTACACTATTATAGTTGACTATGCACATACGCCAGACAGCCTTGAAAATGTACTTTCCACCATCCGGGAGTTTGCCGAAAATGACATCCATGTCATCGTGGGCTGCGGAGGCAACCGCGATAGCGCCAAAAGGCCAATGATGGCGAAAATCGCTTGTGACTATGCGACTCATCCGATTCTGACCTCAGATAACCCGAGGAACGAGAAACCAATTGAGATTCTCCGCGATATGGAAAAAGGCGTCAGCGGAAGGGAATACAAGGTCATTCCTGACCGGAAGGAAGCAATTGAATTTGCTGTGAGCCAGGCAAAAACGGGCGATGTCATCCTAATTGCCGGTAAAGGGCATGAAACTTATCAGGAAATCAAGGGAGTAAGATATGATTTCGATGATCGGATTGTCGCAAGGAATGCTGTTCAGAAAAAATCTTAA